A single genomic interval of Bos javanicus breed banteng chromosome 26, ARS-OSU_banteng_1.0, whole genome shotgun sequence harbors:
- the LOC133239619 gene encoding WD repeat-containing protein 13-like, producing MVHGSYPQVGDAKHNVHVMNISTGKKVKGGSSKLTGRVLALSFDAPGRLPWAGDDRGSVFSFLFDMATGKLTKAKRLVVHEGSPVTSISARSWVSREARNPSLLINACLNKLLLYRVVDNEGTLQLKRSFPIEQSSHPVRSIFCPLKEKKKKEK from the coding sequence ATGGTGCATGGGTCTTACCCACAGGTGGGGGATGCCAAGCACAATGTGCACGTCATGAACATTTCCACGGGCAAGAAAGTGAAGGGTGGTTCCAGCAAGCTGACGGGCCGCGTCCTTGCTCTGTCCTTTGATGCCCCTGGCCGGCTGCCCTGGGCGGGTGATGACCGCGGCAgtgttttctccttcctctttgacATGGCCACAGGGAAGCTGACCAAAGCCAAGCGACTGGTGGTACATGAGGGCAGCCCTGTGACCAGCATCTCTGCCCGCTCCTGGGTCAGCCGTGAGGCCCGGAACCCCTCACTACTCATCAACGCTTGCCTCAACAAGCTGCTCCTCTACAGGGTGGTGGACAATGAGGGGACCCTGCAGCTGAAGAGAAGCTTCCCCATTGAGCAGAGCTCACACCCTGTGCGCAGCATCTTCTGCcctctcaaagaaaaaaaaaaaaaagaaaaatga